One window of Psychrobacillus sp. FSL H8-0483 genomic DNA carries:
- the guaB gene encoding IMP dehydrogenase — MWESKFQKEGLTFDDVLLVPAQSEVLPKDINLSVQLTSKINLNIPVISAGMDTVTEAKMAISMARQGGLGIIHKNMSIEEQAEQVLTVKRSENGVITDPFFLTPTHQVYDAEHLMGKFRISGVPIVNNAEDLQLVGIITNRDLRFIQDYSLKIDEVMTKEQLVTAPVGTTLEDAEKILQQYKIEKLPIVDENGMLKGLITIKDIEKVIEFPNAAKDHHGRLLVGAAVGVTKDTMMRVEKLVKAQVDVIVIDTAHGHSQGVIDTIRSIREAYPELDIIAGNVATGEATRALFEAGADVVKVGIGPGSICTTRIVAGVGVPQITAIYDCATEARKAGKSIIADGGIKYSGDIVKALAAGGHVVMLGSLLAGTTESPGETEIFQGRRFKVYRGMGSIGAMEKGSKDRYFQEDAKKLVPEGIEGRLPYKGPLSDTIHQLLGGVRAGMGYCGTGNLQDLREKAQFIRMTGAGLRESHPHDVQITKEAPNYSIS; from the coding sequence ATGTGGGAGTCTAAATTTCAAAAAGAAGGTTTAACATTTGATGATGTTTTACTAGTTCCAGCACAATCAGAAGTATTACCAAAAGATATTAACTTATCGGTTCAATTAACGTCAAAAATTAACTTAAATATACCGGTAATTAGTGCGGGTATGGATACTGTGACAGAAGCCAAAATGGCTATTTCAATGGCACGTCAAGGTGGATTAGGAATTATCCATAAAAACATGAGCATTGAAGAACAAGCAGAGCAAGTACTAACAGTTAAACGATCTGAAAATGGAGTTATTACAGATCCCTTCTTTTTAACACCAACTCATCAAGTATATGATGCAGAGCATTTAATGGGGAAATTTAGAATTTCAGGCGTTCCGATAGTTAATAATGCAGAAGATTTACAATTAGTAGGCATTATTACAAACCGTGATTTACGCTTTATTCAAGACTACTCTCTAAAAATCGATGAAGTGATGACGAAAGAACAATTAGTAACTGCACCGGTGGGAACAACATTAGAAGATGCAGAGAAAATTTTACAACAATATAAAATTGAGAAGTTACCTATCGTTGACGAAAACGGAATGTTAAAGGGACTTATTACAATTAAAGATATTGAAAAAGTTATTGAATTTCCAAATGCTGCAAAGGATCATCATGGTCGTTTATTAGTTGGTGCCGCGGTAGGTGTTACAAAAGATACAATGATGCGCGTAGAAAAGCTTGTAAAAGCACAAGTAGATGTCATTGTTATTGATACAGCACATGGTCATTCTCAAGGTGTTATAGATACTATAAGAAGTATTCGGGAAGCATATCCAGAGTTAGATATCATTGCTGGAAACGTTGCTACAGGTGAGGCAACTCGTGCTTTGTTTGAAGCAGGTGCCGATGTGGTCAAGGTTGGTATTGGTCCAGGATCAATTTGTACAACTCGTATAGTTGCAGGAGTTGGCGTTCCTCAAATTACTGCTATTTACGATTGTGCAACAGAAGCTCGTAAAGCAGGCAAATCGATTATTGCAGATGGAGGAATAAAGTACTCTGGAGATATCGTGAAAGCTCTTGCTGCAGGTGGACATGTTGTTATGTTGGGTAGTTTACTTGCAGGAACAACAGAAAGTCCAGGAGAAACAGAAATATTCCAAGGTAGACGTTTTAAAGTATACCGTGGAATGGGGTCAATTGGTGCAATGGAAAAAGGTTCAAAAGACCGTTACTTCCAAGAAGATGCGAAAAAATTAGTTCCTGAAGGTATTGAAGGTCGTTTACCATATAAAGGCCCACTTTCTGATACAATTCATCAATTACTTGGTGGTGTTCGAGCAGGGATGGGGTACTGTGGAACTGGTAATTTGCAAGATTTACGTGAAAAAGCACAATTTATTCGTATGACTGGTGCTGGATTACGTGAAAGCCATCCACATGATGTGCAAATAACAAAAGAAGCTCCAAACTACTCTATATCTTAA